tcctccccgctgatcctcaacactggggccccacaagggtgcgttctgagcactctcctgtactcctgttcacccacgactgcgtggccacgcacgcctccaactcaatcatcaagtttgaggacgacacaacagtggtaggcttgattaccaacaacgacgagacggcctacagggaggaggtgagggccctcggagtgtggtgtcaggaaaataacctcacactcaacgtcaacaaaactaaggagatgattgtggacttcaggaaacagcagagggaacaccccctatccacatcgatggaacagtagtggagagagttgcaagttttaagttccttggcatacacatcacagacaaactgaattggtccactcacacagacagcatcgtgaagaaggcgcagcagcgcctcttcaacctcaggaggctgaagaaattcggcttgtcaccaaaagcactcacaaacttctacagatgcacaatcgagagcatcctggtgggctgtatcaccgcctggtacggcaactgctctgccctcaaccgtaaggctctccagagggtagtgaggtctgcacaacgcatcaccggggcaaactacctgccctccaggacacctacaccacccgatgttacaggaaggccataaagatcatcaaggacatcaaccacccgagccactgcctgttcaccccgctatcatccagaaggcgaggtcagtacaggtgcatcaaagctgggaccgagagactgaaaaacagcttctatctcaaggccatcagactgttaaacagccaccactaacattgagtggctgctgccaacacactgacactgactcaactccagccactttaataatgggaattgatgggaaatgatgtaaatatatcactagccactttaactatgccactttgtttacatactcatctcatatgtatatactgtactcgataccatctactgtatcttggctatgctgctctgtaccatcactcattcatatatccttatgtacatattctttatccccttacactgtgtataagacagtagtttaggaattgttagttagggtacttgttggttattactgcattgtcggaactagaagcacacgcatttcgctacactcgcattaacatctgctaaccatgtgtgtgacaaataaaaatttgttttgattttgatttgatgcttttcagtggcagggcctgggagactggtaaagatagagggaacaatgaatggaacCAAATTCAGGCAAATcattgatgagaacctgcttgaAACCACCTTAGACTGTGGCAAAGATTTTCTttccaacaggacagtgaccccaaTCATACAGCCAAAGTAATGCTGGAACGGCTtccagaacaagaatgtgaaagtcttTGAATGGCCCAGACTTGTATCCcgttgaaaatctgtggaaagacttgaagattgctgttcagtGCCACCCCTATCTAGTTTAAGAGCTTgtgaaaatctgcaaggaagaatggagaaaatccccaaatccagatgtgcaagctggtacagacatacccaagacaactgAAATCtggaatcgctgccaaaggtgcttctgcattacaaagtattgactcaggggtgtgaatacttatgtaaatgcaatatttctgtatttcattattaataaatgtatcaatacatttgctaaaatttctaaaaacatgttttcactttgtcaatatggggtattgtgtgggaGATGGGTGAGGGGAAAATatcaatttcatccattttgaattcaggctgtaacacaaaatgtggaataagtcaagggggtgaactttctgaaggcattgtaataCTTGACTCAAGAAATTAATTCGCCTTGAGTTCTTAATTCAATTGTATAGGCCCATTTGATTTCCAAAATACTATCAATATATCATTGATCCTCGCTGCACTGTGCTGGAGAGGCCCTCTGACACATGAGTCCTCTTTCCGCTGGATGTCACTAAGGGGCGGTCCACAAGCTCGAGAAACCCCAATCAAACTGTGCGTATCAGTCACACCAGCGACCGCTGCCGACGGACTAGTATCAAATACCCCGCACACACATCCACGAGTTCCACAGCACATAGTAACCCACTCACTGCAGTGACCATTTCAGCATCCGATGCCTTTACCTCTACGGGCAAGGAGAAGAAGAAGTGTTTGCATTTGCTGAGGAAATTGGGGCGTTTTCTCAAGATGCTGGAGAACGGCGGCAAGGTGCTGAAAGAGGGGCTTCTGGAGAAGCGAAGCGACGGTTTGCTGCAGCTGTGGAAGAAGAAGCACTGCGTCCTCACGGAGGACGGGGTTCTGCTTCACCCGCCGAAGCAGCACGACCACCCGCACCATTACAACCACCACGGCGGCGGAGACACTGGCAAAGTCAAGGAGCTGCACTTCTCCAACATGAAAACTGTGGACTGCGTCGAGAGGAAAGGGAAATACATCTACTTCACCGTGGTCATGTCGGAGGGCAAGGAGATCGATTTCAGGTGTCCACA
The genomic region above belongs to Oncorhynchus masou masou isolate Uvic2021 chromosome 27, UVic_Omas_1.1, whole genome shotgun sequence and contains:
- the LOC135515613 gene encoding pleckstrin homology-like domain family A member 1, which produces MLENGGKVLKEGLLEKRSDGLLQLWKKKHCVLTEDGVLLHPPKQHDHPHHYNHHGGGDTGKVKELHFSNMKTVDCVERKGKYIYFTVVMSEGKEIDFRCPQDEGWNAEITLQMVQYKNRQAILAVKSTRQKQQLLVVQLPGQKIIRSSPNVA